A section of the Telopea speciosissima isolate NSW1024214 ecotype Mountain lineage chromosome 3, Tspe_v1, whole genome shotgun sequence genome encodes:
- the LOC122655627 gene encoding oleoyl-acyl carrier protein thioesterase 1, chloroplastic-like encodes MSLKGCVNAPDQQLRTLITQNRSLAATKALLTRGGIAVVSCCSSPTASPPLTASQISNPNALGGASRNSSTDRPFLSLVDQFRLGSLAEDGLSYKRKFRVRSCEVGPNKTSTIAAIAILLQEVSCNHVQSLGYTDGFGRSYTMMQLHLIWVVTRMHIEVYKYPTWGDVIEIETWYEGGRVGSRRDWVLKDATGTVIGRATSKWVMMNQDTRRVHKVNDEVLDEILSYCPRTPRLAFPEENNSSLKKIPKLKEPAQYYIQGLKPRRSDLDMNQHINNVTYIAWILESMPQEIIDTCELQKITLDYRRECLHDDLVDSLTTVEQMEGAKEDLELRPTTGNKHEEDCCQFVHFMRLSGPGPELNRGRTEWRRKLN; translated from the exons ATGTCGCTGAAGGGATGTGTTAATGCGCCGGATCAGCAGCTTCGAACTCTAATAACTCAAAACCGATCTCTTGCCGCTACCAAAGCATTATTGACTCGCGGTGGAATCGCGGTTGTCTCCTGCTGCTCTTCCCCTACCGCCTCTCCACCGCTCACCGCGTCGCAAATTTCCAATCCCAACGCTTTGGGAGGAGCATCGAGGAATTCCAGTACTGACCGGCCGTTCTTGAGTTTGGTGGACCAATTCCGGCTTGGGAGCTTGGCTGAAGATGGGCTCTCCTACAAGCGGAAATTCAGAGTGAGGAGTTGCGAAGTTGGCCCTAATAAGACCTCTACAATAGCAGCCATTGCCATCCTCTTGCAG GAAGTTAGTTGCAACCATGTCCAGAGCTTAGGGTACACAGATGGATTTGGGAGAAGCTACACTATGATGCAGTTGCACCTGATATGGGTGGTTACGCGAATGCACATTGAAGTTTACAAATACCCAACATG GGGTGATGTGATTGAGATTGAGACATGGTACGAAGGTGGAAGAGTTGGGAGCAGACGTGACTGGGTTCTCAAAGATGCCACTGGTACTGTTATTGGAAGAGCTACCAG CAAATGGGTGATGATGAACCAAGACACAAGGCGAGTCCACAAAGTTAATGATGAGGTGCTGGATGAAATTCTGAGTTACTGTCCACGAACTCCACG GTTAGCTTTTCCTGAGGAGAATAACAGTAGCCTGAAGAAAATTCCCAAGCTTAAAGAGCCTGCACAATATTATATACAAGGGCTTAAG CCTAGAAGATCTGATCTGGACATGAACCAGCATATAAATAATGTCACCTACATAGCATGGATTCTTGAG AGCATGCCTCAAGAAATTATCGACACTTGTGAACTTCAAAAGATCACATTGGATTACAGGCGAGAATGCCTACATGATGATCTGGTTGATTCCTTAACTACTGTGGAACAAATGGAGGGTGCAAAAGAAGATCTAGAGCTTAGACCTACCACTGGGAATAAACATGAAGAAGACTGCTGTCAGTTCGTGCATTTCATGAGGTTGTCAGGTCCTGGACCAGAACTAAACAGGGGTCGCACTGAGTGGAGAAGGAAATTGAACTAG